In the genome of Amphiura filiformis chromosome 11, Afil_fr2py, whole genome shotgun sequence, the window GTAGTCTATATATGAAGATTGACCTGCTTGGATTGGACAATGTGTGCAACGTAGAGTTAGTGTCCCTCACAAATGTCAATGTGGTACAAACAGCAAGAAGAGTTGCGAGACACCCGGCTGCTTCACATCAAGAAGTTATGTCCCCATGTGTGCACCACCTGTAATTATACGTGGTTCTGTACCATTGACGTATGTTGCCATAAAAACAACCTCTGCACCATCTGCGAGACAAGTTTTTAAAGCAGCATATATGCATGTACATACAACAGTTTACCTACCATGTACAGCAAGAGAGTTGCGAGACACCCTGCTGCTTCACATCAAGAAATTCTGTCCCCATGTGTGTTCCATCTGTAATTATATGTGGTTCTGTAGTACCATTGACATATGTTGCCATGAAAACAACCTCTGCGCCATCTGTGAGACAAGTACCTCGCAAACAAACTGAATAGTTACTATGCACTTTTGTAGGTGTCTCTGGGCATTGAATGGAATCGTTGCATGCATGGAACTGGGCACACTGGAACTTTACAGGTGTTGCACTGTGTGGATACTTGATGTCTGGTCTTGGGCTCTCCTGGTTTGTTCCTCTTCGAACATACCACACAATTTGGCATGTGGAGGGTTCCATTGGCTGCCTTCTTGGTCAGGAACTCTGGCATGTGTAGACCTGGCCCAAAGGAAAACCGGAGCTCAGGCTGTGGGCCAACAGGTGTTAGAGACCTTCCATTCCGGTATCCTAAAGTTAGCTGGTTGATGATATCCATGCGGATGCGATTTCGGTCTGTACGCATACCAGGGTGCAGCTTCCGATATATTGCGAGAGTATTGGTGAAGGAAACATCAAGAATACATGGTGTTCATTGTTGAGCATTCCTGCCTTCTCTAACGCATCCCAGGTCAGCCAATGTACAGTTCCCATGTGATCATTGTTTTGGGTTCTTGGGTCAACTTGTTGAGCTTTTCCGGTATATACGTCCCAATAGTAAACATAGCCAGATATTGGATCAGCGATGGACCACACAGTTAGGCCCCACTTGTGTGGTTTTTGGGGATTGTAATTCTTCATGCTGGTGGTTCCCTTGAATCCAACCACTGTCTCATCGAAACTTACTTCCCTCGGAGGGCTACATGCCTCTTGCCAACTGTTGACACAGAGATCCATGACATGTCTTACTTTATACAATCTATCATAATTCGCATGACCTCGCTGGGGCATCTGCTCGTTGTCAGCGCAGTGAAGAAATGACAAGATGGCGAGAAACCGGTCTCTTGGCATGACTCCTTTCATCCCTAAGTTCAGCATCCAGTTGTTGGCCCAGTACAAGTCGTAAGCAGGAAGCTTCACCATCCCCATGAATAAGACTAATCCAATGAAGACATTGATGTCATCTTCATCTACAGGCCTCCATTGGTGCGCTCTACTATAATGTCCAAGATTACTACCACGCATTTGTTGTTCTGCATACTTGTTCGTTTCACGTACAATGACTTGAATGGCGTCTCGAGGAAGAATATCGCTGAAGATTTCCCATGGTGAGTGTTCTGCAGTATGGATTTTAGGTCCCACATGATGCGCAAAATTCATCAGCCAATTTGGGTTCTTGTATGCAGTGGCCAAGTCTACTTTTCTACAATGTTACTTGGCCATCCAACATAGGTCACATTCACCGTCTTGCTTAGTATTCTATGGCTGACATGTTGGTGGCCTTGTAAAATTTATTATTAAGCATGTCATTTGTGACCCTCCATAACACCCCTCTATTTCAGACTGTCTACTGGCTTCTGTAACATCACTTTCAATATCCTCCCTGGGAAGCCAAATTTGATTTAGGGAAGTAATACCCATGCTGGATGGTTGTTTGAAGTCAATGTTGCTTGGCCATCCAACATAGGTCACATTCACTGTCTTGCTTAATATTGCCTTATATTCTACGGCTGACATGTTGGTTACCTCTGTATTTCAGACTGTCTGCTGGCTTCTGTGACATCACTTTCCCCGTTTATTTTGAAAGCAATATCCTCCCTGTGAGGCCAAATTTGATTTAGGGAAGTAATACCCATGCTCAgtcagccgcctggacaaccaattctttagaaatgcttagtcgcgctaaaagtcgatcgatacatgtaaaaatcagcacaattcagagatacacctttttgctatgaaattaattttctcggtcaaatataaagcaatatttttttttttcttcagtaatgtcagttaaaaacttggtgcttggatatacatttttttaaaatcctggtgttaaaattaagcatcaaattgtgtcttttagtgtgatatttttgatttttataggccttgaattcgcctctgtagctttttacggaattcatgttttagcgtctcaaactaacatagtttgctaaagaaagatatttcccacctctgtaaagcacatcgtgtgggtctatatgttatagttttgtcagaatttccgttttgttttaccctttttccattcaagctccgaaaatgtcaaactaagtaaaagtaggtaatggtgagtacttttatctcgagagcaaccagaagaaatagtcgatatttcctttgttgttatccaggtcaatttttcattgaaagcaaattgcccgaccagcgattaaatccccaattgggtgttctggttaaacatgatcagtaggagcgctataggtctgggaatttctttgctatattgaagttctggcaacactatagccatgccggtattcctattaaacccagggatatcgatccacaatgctagtactcgctttagatttcacgtgttgattttgaaattttttcagccgacagtgaaagatggtgaaatcaaagcggaaattctgacaaaactatgatatatcgctcacggtgatgtgcgttagaaagttgggaaaaaatccttcattagcgaactatattactttgaaaagctaaaaggttgatcaaaaaaaaaggctcatggacagagtttaagcctatcaaaatcgaaaatcttacactaaatgactaaatttcacgcctaagtttaacactagaatttgaaaaaaaatacagtatcaagcactacaatttttcctgacatttacagaaaaaatgaaaatgattgcttttcatttggccgagaaaattaattttacatcgaaaaaggtgtaactaaaaatttagctcatttcaacaccaaattcgatcgtttgtattgcctcattaaatgactgagtgagccttgccaaacaaaagaatcggttgtgcaggctgctaactgtgcTGGATGGTTGCTTGAAGTCAATGTTACTTGGCCATCCAACATAGGTCACATTCACTGTCTTACTTATGGCTGACATGTTGGTGGCCTtgtaatatttattattaaacaTGTCACTCGCTTCATAAATTCTGCTGGGGCGATTTGACATGCCATCTCATTTACAGAAATGGGAAGTGAACATATCCAATTACTCATTGTCACCAGCGGCAAGGTGGAAATCCAGAAGAACTTTGTGGTTGTGTGCGAAGGTCTTTCTTACCATATCTCCAGTGAATGCCCAAATATGGGTTTGATGCCACCACAAGGGTGTTGTGACGGGACCGGAGACTGGTACGGGCTACTGGTTTAGTATTATCACCACCACGGGCTcgttggtgtggcagaacacaccgtGTGGACTAGTAGATTTTACACAAACCTTAGAGATTAAAGCAAGTTTCACACACATGTTTTTCTATTGCAACTGGTAGCTTTATTTGCTttcattcttttatttcaaattctTAACAGAAGAGGCATAAATAAACTGCGATAGATGAGTACCAATAATCGAAGAGTACCAATATCTGAAGTGTAATACCAGAATTATACCAGAATAATAACGGAATACCGAAAAATACCGAAACCTCAGTATTAACCAAGGgcacaaaaatatatttaaatcttCTTTCCAGCACACAGCTCCAAGGTCAACACACAGTTCCTCACACAGTTCTAAATTGTAACTTTTTACTCACACAGCGCCCACACAGTTCTAAATTGTAACTTTTTGCCCACACAGAGCCCACACAGAATGAATCTTTCTGGGTTGTGCACCGGGTTTTAATAAGgcctaattagctaatttgcataattggggGCAGTATAATTGGGTATTTCTAATAATAGGTGGGCAGTGGTTTTATTTCAATATCCCAttacacagcccccccccctcaCAGAGTGTGACGTCCTCGGCACATTAAAGTACCTTATTCTCCAGGTCTAGATTACAAAAAAATACATAGTTACACAAATGAAACATATAACGTAAGATACATCCATCCTAGTCCTTCCTGGTGAGTGTCCATTCTGTGACTTCTTTTATTTCTTCAAATTCCAGCAGCAAGGCGTAATTTTTCACGATGTACCCTGGATTAACAAGAGTTGGTGTGACAGTTTTTCCATCTATCAGAAACATATTTCCACCTACACTTTTTGGACCCTTGCTCTACTTTTACTTTCGTCTTCGCTTTCGCTCTCACTGTCACTGCTACTGCTGCTGCTACTTGAACTACTACTATCGCTGTCACCCCCACTGTCGTCCTCCTTCTTTTCCTTCTGTACCACTCTTTTATCCTCCACACAGTCTGTCGTCTTCCTTTCAACCTCTGGCACTACTCTATACTTCCTTACCAACCTGGCAAATAACTCTTCTTCCGTCTCCTCTTCACATCCCTTTAGTCTTTTGATCTGCGCTTCCCGCTGCTGTAACCTTCGTTTCAAGTCTGTTACATAGGGGTTTGGTCTGCTGCCAACACGGGGCTTGTATGCGGGTCGTGGCTTTGGTGAGGGGCAGTCAGCTGCCACGTGACCGATCCCACGGCATGCATAACATCGGCGCTCAGAGCGAGGCGTGCCCCAGCCATCTGCTCTGCCTCTCCATGTCATGGCGATTCATTAtctgcataaaaaaaaaaaacacaggaaTTCCATGATAAGTAAATC includes:
- the LOC140163778 gene encoding piggyBac transposable element-derived protein 4-like, whose amino-acid sequence is MNFAHHVGPKIHTAEHSPWEIFSDILPRDAIQVIVRETNKYAEQQMRGSNLGHYSRAHQWRPVDEDDINVFIGLVLFMGMVKLPAYDLYWANNWMLNLGMKGVMPRDRFLAILSFLHCADNEQMPQRGHANYDRLYKVRHVMDLCVNSWQEACSPPREVSFDETVVGFKGTTSMKNYNPQKPHKWGLTVWSIADPISGYVYYWDVYTGKAQQVDPRTQNNDHMGTVHWLTWDALEKAGMLNNEHHVFLMFPSPILSQYIGSCTLVCVQTEIASAWISSTS